Genomic window (bacterium):
TGACGCTGAAAGCATCCCTGATTTAAGAAAGACAATTATTGAAAGTCTGGTAAGGCGACAGGTCTTGCTGAATAATGCAAAACGACTGGGGATACAAGTTAGCGTAGATGAGATACGAAATGAGGTAATGAAATCCTTTGAAGATGCTAATACCTACAATCAATATGTTCAAGGTGCTCACCCACTCTGGTGGAAAATGAAAGAAAAAGAGGCAATTCAAGATATATTGGTTAATAAGACACGAAATTTGGTTGTCAATCAGGTTAAAGTGAGTCAGGTTGAGTTAAATAACTATTATAAAAAAGAATATGAGAGTGCACATCTTAAGCAGATTTTGATTGACCCAAAACAATTTGTGCCATTTAAAGAGGTAGAAAAATATTACAATGAGAATGTTGAGGATGAATTTATGAAACCGGGTAAAATTCGGGTAAGGCATATCCTCATTGGTGTGCCTGAAGGTGCACCGCAAGACCAGGATACTGCCGCCAGAAGTAAAGCAGAAGATTTACTTAAACAATTAAATGAAGGAGCTGATTTTGCCACATTAGCCGCTCAACATTCTAATTGTGCCAGCCGAGAAAGAGGCGGTGACTTAGGTTATTTTGGCGAAGGGGATATGGTGGCAGAGTTTGAAAAAGCCGCTTACAAACTTGAAAAGAAAGGCGATTTAAGCCCTGTTGTCAAAACTAAATTTGGCTACCATATTATTAAATTAGAAGATAAATTAAAGGATGAACCAAGAGAATTGAAGGATGTTGAGGAGAAAATTCGGGGGTTTCTGGTGACTAAAAAAGAAGAGAAAAAGGCACATAAAAAGGCTAAAGAAATACTTAAACAAGTAAAACTGCCAGGGGCTAAGTTTGAGCAGATTGCTCAAACACTCTCTCACGCTAAAAGCGCCCTACAAGGCGGCGATTTAGGCATAGTCCCAAAAAGATTCCTTGACCCTGACATCGGCACAAAAACATTGGAATCCCTCAGTAAAGAGGTTGGTATAGTTGGATTTGG
Coding sequences:
- a CDS encoding peptidylprolyl isomerase is translated as MFNTLRKKAKFVFWIIIVTFVAMIFVSWGMDYGGQYFRPQIATIDGKIISPEEFQIAYRNYLDNLKKVYGEDFDAESIPDLRKTIIESLVRRQVLLNNAKRLGIQVSVDEIRNEVMKSFEDANTYNQYVQGAHPLWWKMKEKEAIQDILVNKTRNLVVNQVKVSQVELNNYYKKEYESAHLKQILIDPKQFVPFKEVEKYYNENVEDEFMKPGKIRVRHILIGVPEGAPQDQDTAARSKAEDLLKQLNEGADFATLAAQHSNCASRERGGDLGYFGEGDMVAEFEKAAYKLEKKGDLSPVVKTKFGYHIIKLEDKLKDEPRELKDVEEKIRGFLVTKKEEKKAHKKAKEILKQVKLPGAKFEQIAQTLSHAKSALQGGDLGIVPKRFLDPDIGTKTLESLSKEVGIVGFGINPDFSKKAFELEESKISEIIETSLGYHIVKMVEKIAPKEEDFKKDYNQILANCFYEKRQKVADDWVAYLESKAKIVKNIE